In Janthinobacterium agaricidamnosum NBRC 102515 = DSM 9628, the DNA window GCGTCGGCGTGTACAGGCCGAACACATTGTTTTGGCCGATCGGGTTTTCGCCGCCCGGCACATTGGTGATCGTCGCCTGCTGGGTGCGCACCACGCGCACGCCGACATTGCCGCGCCATTTGTCGCCGGCCAGGTTGGCCATCGCATAGATCGCGCTGTTCTTTTCGCGGACATCCAGCTCGGCCGGCCAGTTTTGCGAATTCGGCCCGCCCGAGGTGTCGTATTTGTCGGCCCATGCCTGCAGCGCGGCCGGGTCGAGTTGCCAGTAGCGCCCTTTCGGACCGCCGCCGAGGCCGGAGCCGTAATTGCCCGGGTAGGTGCCGCCATTCCAGACCGGCAAAGGCGCGTTGGTGGTGCCGTCGCACAGCGCGCAGCTGCGGTTTTCCGGCCACGCCACATTGCGGTGATGTTCGTTGTAGCGCACGCCGAACTTGGCCGATTCGAAGATGCCGTTGCCGATGCTCAGTTCGCCATCGGCCTGCGCATATTTTTCAGTATCGAGGGTCTTCACCTGCGAACCCCAGGCCGACGCCGTCACGACGTTGCCGAACTTCGATATATCGAGGCCGGGGAAAGACATTTGCGCGGCCGACAAGCCATTCAATTTGTACGATACGCCGATGCCGGTGATGCCCGCCTCATAGCCCAGGTCGACCGGGGTTTCGCCGATGCCGCGCGTGTAGCCGGCGCTGCCGGACAGGCGCAAGCGATCGCTGGCGCGGTAGCTGGCATTGAAGTCCAGGTAGCCGGTCGACGAATTCGAGCCGGGCCGGTAAATCTGGTCCACCAGCGCCGGATACAGCTGGCCGTTGTAGCCGGTGGTCCCGTTCGCGGCCGGATATTGCGAGGCCGGGATATCGGCCGCCACCAGCGTATTGTTCTTGATGGTGTAGCTGCTCGGGATCACGCCGACATGGTTGCCGTTATTATCGACCGCGTTCAGGTTGGCGCCCGGCTGGTTGTAAAAACTGCGGTTGTAATTGGCCGCGTCGAGCTTGGAGGTAAAGCCGTTCAAGTCCAGCATCCAGTCGGCATTCGGTTTCAGCTGGATGTCGATGCTGCCGCCGGTGCGCTTGCGGACTTGCTCGAACAGCGCGGAATTGATGCCCAGCGGCGCCAGCACGCCGGCCAGTTCCGGATGGGCCTTGGCGGCCGGGCTGTTGGCGTCGATTTCACCGTAGCCGAAAAATTCCTGGCCATCGCGCCGCTCATGGCGTTTTTGCGAAAACACTTGCAGCATCACGCCGAGGTTTTTTTGCTCGTTGCGCCAGTTGAACAAGGCGCTGATTTGCGGGTCGGTCTTGTCCGGCAAGTCGGCGTGGATCGCTTGCAGCGACAGCTCGGCCGTGAACGGATTCTTGAACGACAGCGGCTTGCGGGTTTCGATATTGATCGAGCCGGCCACGCCGCCTTCGACCAGGTCGGCCTGGGCGCTTTTTTGCACCGTCACGCGGCTGACGATCTCGGCCGGCAGCAAGGCGAAGCTGACGCTGCGTCCGACAGTGCCGACCTGGTCGGTGACGAACCAGTCGCCGGTGCCGACCGCGTGGCCGTTGATCAGGGTCTGGGTCAGGCTCGGGCTGGTGCCGCGGATGCTGACCCGGTCATTCTCCGAAAAACCGCCCTCGCCGCCGGCCGACGATGAAATATTCACGCCCGGCACGCGCTGCACCGCGTCGGCCACATTCTTGTCGGGCAGCTTGCCGATGTCTTCGGCGGTGATCACATCGATCACCGAATCGCTGTTGCGCTTCTGGTTCAGCGATTGCTGCAGCGAGGCGCGGATGCCGGTGACGACGATTTCCTGCATATCCGGCGCAACCGGCGCGGTTTGCTGGGCTTGCGCCGCGATGCTGACGGCCAGCAGGGCCACCGCCGCCGCAACGGGTGTCAATACAGGTGCCAAACGACTGTTCATAAACTCTCCTCGATAGTGGTGATGCCCGCCGGCCGGGCCGGGCTGTTTTTTTATGGGGTACGGCTAGAACAACGACAAGCCAAACGAACGACAGCACTGTGCCGGCTGGCGCCGAAAAAAAAAGGCAAGCCTCTGAAAACGGAGACTTGCCTTGAGAGATACCGAGGACCGCCGCTGCCCACACCCCCGTGTGAACAGCGGCCGCTTTGATTACATCTTGCCTTGCAGCGCCAGGTAGATCTGGCGGCCGTTCTTGTAGAACGAGCCCGGGACATCGTCGATGCCTGGAGTCTTGATGACCGAACGTACCATCGGATTGTTCAAGTCCTTGCCATCGAGCGTGATCGCCAGGTTTTCCGTCAGCTGGTACGCGATCGACGCCGACAGCGTGCCGATCGAACCTTGATACGCGGCGCTGTTACGGCTGGTGCCGTTCAGGAAGCCGGAGCGGAAGTTATAGGTCAGGCGCGCGCTGAACTTGTCGTTTTCAAAGAAGCCGCCAACGTTATACGCATTACGCGAAGTACCGATCAGCGTGCAATCCGGGCTGATCGGATCGGCGCAAGGCGAGCCGAAGACATTGCCGGTTTCCTTGCCATTGGTATAGGTGTAATTGGCATTGACGCCAAAACCGGCCGGCAAGGCTTGCACATAAGCCAGTTCCAGGCCCTTGACTTCAGCCGTGGTATTGAATGGCGTGCCGATCTGATACACGGTGTTTTTCTTCTGCAACTGATTGTAGAAGGTGCCGGTGGTTTTGCCGTAAGTCACATAACCGTCGAGCGCCGAGAAAAACGCATTAGCCGATACCATCGATTTTGGCTCGAAGTACCATTCCACGCCGATATCAGCATTGTTGGCGCGGATAGGACGCAGGTTAGGATTGCCGACCACGCCGAACAGCTGCTGGTCGCGCAGGTCCAGGCCGGCCATCATGCCCAGCTCAGGACGCGCCATGGTGCGGCTGGCGCCAAAACGGACCACCACGTCTTTCGCGACATCCAGGCGGAAGTTAGCGCTAGGCAAGAAGTCGTTATACGTGTTGGTGTAGTTCAGCAGCTTGTACTCGCCAGCGGCATTGAGTTCGTAGCGGTTGACGTCTTCCTTGGTATGCACGATGCGCACGCCGAAGTTACCCGAGAAGCCTTCGGCGCCGAAATTTGCCATACCGTAGACCGACTGGGTCGGTTCCTTGATGGTGAACTCGTTTTGACGCAGGTGGCCCGAATAATTCGCATACTTGCTCAGCCAGTTATTCACGGCGTCTTTCGAGAAAGTCCAGTAACCGGCGCCGTTGGTGCCCAGATCCCTGAAGCCGCTTGGGAACGAGACCAGGCCGCCCAGCGGCAGATTGGCAGGGTTGCCCAATGCATTCGCATCGGTCGAGCCCTCGACATTCGAATTGATGCCGATGGCATCGAGCGTGCGCTTGTGCTCGGCGATCCGCGCACCGAATTGCAGCGACGAGACGACCGGCAAGTCAAGTTTCAACGTAGCGTCGACCTGGCCATAGTTTTCCTTGTCGATCGCTTTCACGTGGGAACCATAGGTGTACGGTTCGCCGCTGACGCCGCCGATCGAGAACTTGTCCGCGCCTGGAATCACGTAATTGATTGGATTCTTGGCGCCGTTCATGCTGTAACTACCGCCCTGGAACGGCATCCACACGCCCAGCGCGCCGCTGACGGTTTCGCCGACGCCGCGGGTGCTGCCCACTTTGGTGTTCAGGGTCAGGCGGTCATTGACGCGGAATTTACCGTCCAGGTTGATGAAGTCGGAATTGCTCTTTGCCACAGGTCGGCTGAATTCTTCCTGCACCGCGCCCGAAATACCGGCGCAGCTAGGGCAATTGGCCGGCAGGTTGGCGTTCAGGCTGGTCAGTACGCCGCCAGCCACGCTACCGCTGAGGTTACCAGCCGGGAAGCCCGGAGGCGAAGCCCAGGTCGTGCCGAACGCGCGGCCCAGCGATTGCATGAAGTTGTGATTGATGTTAGGCGCATCGAGCTGCGAGTGGAACAGCGTCAAATCCAGCATCACGTCCTTGTTTGGCTTGATCTGTACGTCAAGCAGGCCGCCGTCGCGGGTACGGGTCTGCTCAAACCATGCCGTGCCGCCCAGGTAGTTGGCCTTGGCGCCGCTGGCGCCAGGGATCTCGTTGGCAATTGGCGAACCTGCTTCGACCGGATCGTACCAGACGCCGTTTTCCTGGCCATAACGGCTCAAGGTGCGTTTTTGATGGAAGCCCTGCAACAATACCCCCAAGGTATTGCTATCGTTTTTCCACGCCAGCATGCCGCTGACTTGCGGATCGGTCTTGCCTGCGTTGGAGGAATACACCGCCCCCAGATTGACCTGGCCGGTAAACGATTTCTTGAAATCCAGCGGTTTGCGGGTTTCGATATCGACCACGCCTTCGGCGCCGCCTTCCAGCAGATCCGCTTGCGAACCCTTGTGCACGGTGACGCGGCCGATCAGCTCCGATGGAAACAGCGAGAAGCTGACGCTGCGGCCGCCGCCGATGATGTTGTCGGCGAACCAGTCGCCGCTGCCGACCGAGTGGCCGTTGAATGTGGTCAAGGTCAGGCCGAACGGTGTGCCGCGCAGTGCCACGCGGTCGTTTTCGCCGAAGCTGCCTTCGCCGCCGCCGGCTGCCGCGACGCTGACGCCTGGCAAACGTTGCAGGGAGTCGGCGATGTTTTTGTCCGGCATCTTACCCACGTCTTCCGCGGTAATGACTTCGACCAGAGTGTCGGAATTGCGTTTTTGGTTCAGCGATTGTTGCAAGGATGCACGAATACCGGTCACCACGATTTGCTGTTCTTCTTGCGGCGCGGCAGTTGTCTTGGCCGCGGCCGCATCAGCTTGCTGTGCCTGTGCAGAAAAACTGGCGCCCGCAATCAGGATCGCCACGGCGGCGGCGATCGGTTTCAAATGGGTGCGTGATGCATTACCAGGTGTCAAATTGCGTTTCATTTACTCCCCCTTGATGTCGGCTTCAGAGTGAAACCATTCATTTTTAATGTGGATCTTGTTTCCATTCAACCAGTTGAGCGGCATCCTGCAGATCCTTCGGCACAACCACTTACAAAACCAATTCAACGCCAATATACTACTAACCAATACCAGAACACTACCAGTTGAAATATTTTTTTCATATCGTTGTTTGGAACAGACAAACCACTTTTGAGCGACCTAGTCCTGCCCTATGGAGAACAGCTGCAGGACAGATAATAGTTACATGTTGATTATATTTAAGACAAGATAAATTGGTTTGACCCCGGTCTTTTTTTGGTATTATCCAGCGACCCAACCACACACAGAGCGCGCACGTTTTCCACCCCAAGCGCCGTAACGGAGATCCGCACCGTATGACAACCCTGGCTCATATCATGCATAGCCTGGGGCAGACCAGCAGCCTGCCCCTGTACCAGCAATTGCAGCGTGCATTGCGGGAGGCGATCGACAAGCGCATCCTGGGTCCCGACGAAGCCTTGCCGGCCGAACGCCAGCTGGCGACCGACCTGGCGGTGTCGCGCATCACGGTGCGCAAGGCGATCGACGGCCTGGTCAGCGAGGGGCTGCTGGTGCGGCGCCCTGGCTCGGGCAACTTCATCAATACCAGGATCGAAAAGAACTTCGCCAAGCTGACCTCGTTTTCCGAGGACATGCGGGCGCGCGGACGCACCCCGCGCAGCGTCTGGCTGAAGCGTTCCGAGGGCACGGTAACGCCGGAAGAAGCGCTGCGGCTGCGGCTCAGCCCGGGCGCGCCGGTATACCGCTTCAACCGCATCCGCTACGCCGACGAAGTACCGATGTGCCTCGAATACGCCACCATCGTGGCGGCTTGCCTGCCATCGCTGCAGGCGGTCGACATCTCGATGTACGATGCGCTGGAACAAGCCGGCAACCGCCCGGTGCGCGCCTTGCAGCGTCTCAGCGCGCTGTTGCTGAATGCCGAACAGGCCACCCTGCTGCAAGCGCAGGAAGGCGACGCCGGCCTGTCGGTCGAACGGCTGGGTTTCTTGCGCGACGGCCGCGCGGTGGAATTTTGCCGCTCCTACTTCCGTGGCGACATGTATGACTTCGTGGCCGAGTTAAGTACCAATTAAAGCCAGGCTAATACCATGGCCTGGCGGCGGCAGACCAGCCAGCGGACATAAAAAAAGCGCCAAGGCGCTTTTCTTATCGATGCGATTGACTTAACGCCTGCTCTTATCCCCGGCTGCCGCCGCAGTGGCTTTGCTCTGGTCGCCGGCGATGACGATGCTCAGTTTGGCCGGGTCGATCGCCTTGCGGAACGCCGCATTCACGTCGGCCACCGTCAACGCCTGCAGCTGGTCTTCGTATTGCTTGCTCCACGCGAAGGTACGGTCCAGGTACAGGAAGCCGGACCAGCCGCCGGCCAGCACATTGTCTTGCGCCCGGTTTTGCAAACGCTGCTGCAGGATGCCGGACTTGGCGCCAGCCACTTCGGCCGCCGTAAAACCGTCCTTCAACGCGCGCGCCAACTCCTCGCGCAGCGCCGTTTCCAGTTTTTTCAGGTTTTGCGGCGCGGCGATGGCGCTGATCGTGACATTGCCGGCGCGGTCGGTATCGCTGACGCTCAGGCTGGAACCGCCGCCATACGACAAGCCGTCTTTCTGGCGGATGCGGTCCATCAGACGCGACTTCAAGCCGCCGTCGCCGAAGATGTAATTGGCCAATTCCAGCGCCGGATAATCGGCGTCGTCGCTGCGCAGGTCCAGGTTCAGGCGCGCCATCAGCACGCCGTTTTCCTTGTCCGGCGTATCGATGTTCTTGTGCAGCGGCGCAACGTCAAAATTGCTGTTGTCGACCCGCGCGTAATGGGCCTTGCTATCCCAGCCGCCGAAGCTGTCGGCGATGGTCTTGCCCACCGCCGCCGGGTCGAAATCGCCGACGATCGCCAGTTCGCCTTGCGACGCGCCATAGAAATCGCGGTGGAAAGCCTTGACGTCGTCCAGCGTGGCCGCCTGCGCCTGCGCCACCTGTTCGTCATAGGTGGCGACGGCGCGCACGTCGCCTTTCGGGTAGCGGTTGAAATATTCATCCATCGCGCGCATGGCCACGTCTTGCGGGTCGTTGCGGTTCGCTTCCAGGCCGACGATCCATTGCTGGCGCAATTGCTCGAATTCGCCCGCCGGGAAGCTCGGCTCGCGCAGCACATGGGCCACCAGCCGCAGCGCCGCGTCCAGGTTGTCGCGGGTGGTCGTGAAGTGATACAGGCTGCCGGAAATCTTCAGCTTGTCGGAGGCATCCTGCAATTGCTCGCGGCTATATTTGCTGGTGCCGCGCGTCAGCATCGCATCGGTCAGCGACTGGATCGCATTCTTGCCGAACAGATTATGTTCGTCGCCCCAGTGCAAACGCAAATCGACCGATACTTCCTGCCCCCGGCTTTTCTTCGGCAGCAGCGCCACTTTCAAGCCGCCGATGGCGCTCACTTCGGTGCGCGCCAGGATGTTGGCCTGGCTGGGATCGAAATCCTCGCCGGCCAGCGTCGCCGCCTTGCCCTTGAAATCCTTCATTACGTCGGCCACGGCGGGCGCGGCCGGAATCTCGGCGCGCTGCGGCGCATCGTCCGGCAAGAAGATGCCGATGGTACGGTTATCGCGCCGGAAATAACGCGCGGCGGCCTGGCTGACTTGTTCCGAGCTGATGTTCGGCAATTCGTCGCGCCCCTGGAACAGCAAGCGCCAGTCGCCCAGCGCGATTTGCTCCGACAGCGCCACGCCGACGCTTTGCGGATTGTTGAGGGACTTGTCGATTTCATTGGCGTAATTCATGCGCACGCGCGCCATTTCCTCCGGCGTCGGCGGCGTCTTGTAGAAGTTCTCGACCGCATCGATCAGCGCGTCTTGCACCGGGGCCAGCGGATCACCCTTCTTGACCACCGCGCCGATGATCTGCAAACCGGGCGCATAACCGGCTTGCGAAAAACTGAACACGTCGACCGCCTTGCCGCTTTCGACCAGCGCCTTATGCAGCCGCGCGCTGGCGCCCGAGCCGAGGATTTCCGACATGAAACCGAGCCGGTCGCTGTCAGGATGCAGCGCGGCCGGCACCTTGTAAGCCAGCGCGACGACCTGGATGTCGCCCTGGCGCCGCACGGTAAAACCGCGCTCGCCATCCTGGGTCGGCTCGACGGTCCAGAACGGCGGCAAGACGCGTTTCGGTTTCGGAATCGCGCCGAAACCCTGGCTGATCCATTTCAGCGTCTGGGCCGGATCGAACTTGCCGGCCACCAGCAACACCGCATTATCGGGCTGGTAATACGTGCGGTAAAACGCGCGCAGGTTGTCGATCTTGACGTTTTCGATATCGCTGCGGTTGCCGATCGTCGCGCGGCCATAGCTGTGCCAGTCGTAGGCCACGCTTTGCATGCGTTTGAGCAAAACGCTGAACGGCGAATTCTCGCCGCTTTCATATTCATTGCGCACCACCGTCATTTCCGAATCGAGGTCTTTCTTGTCGATAAAGGAATGCACCATGCGGTCCGCTTCCATGTCGAGCGCCCATTTCAGGTTGTCGCCGCCCGCCTGGAACACTTCGTAATAATTGGTGCGGTCGTCGGTGGTGCTGCCGTTGAATTCCATGCCGCGGTTGGCGAATTGCTGCGGGATGCTGCGGTTCTTCGGGGCCCCCTTGAACATCATATGTTCCAGCAAATGGGCCATCCCCGTTTCGCCATAATTTTCATGCCGCGAGCCGACCAGGTACGTGACGTTGACCGTCACGCTGGGTTTCGACGCATCGGGAAATAACAGCACTGTCAAGCCGTTCGGCAAGCGGTATTCGGTAATGCCTTCAACCGATGGTCCTTTGACAATGCCGGCCGGCAAGGTTTGCCCGGCGGCGATGCCGGGTCCGACAAAAGTAAAGGCGCACAGCAACAGCCCGGCTTGTTTCCAGTAAAGTGATGTCATGTGATATTGGTAATGAAGGGATACGGCAGATTATGCGCACGAGACCATGCCTGCGGCAAGCGCGGATGTGCAGCGGCATGGCAGGAAGCGGCGATCAGGGTGGTCGGTATCAATGGTAGGTAACGATAAGGGTGGCCGGGGAACCATCCCCTGCCACCGCTATGCTACGCTTTTATTGGCGCGCCTGCTTTTCATGCGCCAGCTGGCCGGAACTGATGCGCGACAGTTCGCCCATTTCCTCGGCCAGGAATTCCAGCAAGTCATCGACGCTGACGATGCCGCTCAAGCCGCCCAGGCTATTGACGACCGGCAAGCGACGGATGCTCTTGAAACGCATGCGTTCGATGGTTTCATAGACATCGTCGTCCTCGGTGGCGGTCAGCAATTCCTCGCTCATGATATCGCCGACCAGCAGGCTGGCCGGATCGAGCCCCAGCGCAATGACGGAAATCACGATGTCGCGGTCGGTGATGATGCCGACCGGCACCCGCTCGCCATTCGGCTGCTCCACTACGACCAGGTCGCCGACATGCTGGTTGCGCATCATCAAGGCCGCTTCTTGCACGCTCATGTCGCGTTTGCAATGCACGGTTTGCACGGTACAGATATCGCCGATACGCATAATACGTTCTCCCAATGGTTGCCGCTAACAACACGGGCGCGCAAGAAATCCCTCGCGCAGCACAACGCTACGCCGCCAACCGGTGGCGGTGTTGATCTGGCTCAAACAGGAAATCAGGGGGAAGGAAGGGAAAACTGCCAGTGCCGCGCGCGGCGGCACCGGGTTCACGGTTTCTTGTCGTCTGGATAGGGCAAGAAGCAGGCATCGACCACTTGCAGGTCGTTATCTTTGGCGAATGCGACAACAAAATGGTAAGCCATCGGCTCCAGCGCTTTCAGCTTGTTGTTGACGACTACCGACTTGACGCCGTTGACGACGGTCGGCCGCACATAGGGCGAAAATTGCAGGTGCGAATTGCGCCCGCCTTCAGGGTTGAAACACGACATCACACCGCACAGGCGTTCCGCCCAATCGCTGGGACGGAATTGTTTGCCATTGCTGGTGACGCCAAGAATGAAGAACTCGTCTGAAAGTTCTATGGTGTTTTGAGCTAACTCGGCCATAGGCGGCTTGTGGGGACTGGAGTGCGTGAATGGCCCCGGCGGGAAATACCGGGCTGGCAAATCTACATCTTTTCGATTCTTCGGTATTATATCTTATAGAAGACCTGGACAGCTATTTCTTGTGTGGCGCAAGCGCAAAACAGGCCTCGGCAACGCGCCGGTCCACAGCCGCCATTGTATGCCTGTTTGGCCGTGAGGCCGCATTTTTCCTCATCTTTTCATCGATTCAGCTTGAAAATCAGCGGCTGCGGACAGTCTGGAAAAAGTCTGCCGCGACTGACTGCCGGCCCAGGTTGATCCGGGCCGATTTACATGACTTTAACGCAATGCCGAGGAATTTTCAGCCCAGCCAGACCGCGCCGGACAGCAGCAGCAACAGCAGCATCCACAACAGCAAGGCGCGCCAGACCAGGCCGACCGTGCTTTGCAAGGCGCGCATGCTCGGCTCTTCGCCGGGCATGCTTTCGACTTCGCCATCGGCGCCATCGACCGTGGCGGCATCGGCCAGCAACACCTTGGAGGCATTTTCCTGCGGCGTGCCGAGCCGCACGCCCATTGCGCCGCCGCCGGCCGACAGGATGATGCCGATCGCTTCATCCGACCAGCGGCCGGCGAAATTGCGCCACGCGTAGATCGCATCTTCAAAATTGCCGACCACGGCGAACGCCACGGCGGTCAGGCGCACCGGGATCCAGTCGATCCAGTAAAACGCCCGCGCGGCAAACTGGCCGAACGCTTCATTGCGCATGTGCTCCGGCTCATTCCAGGCGCGCGCCAGGTATTCGGACACGCGGTACATCACCGCGCAGGCCGGTCCGAGCGGCATCAGGAACCAGAAGAACACGCCGAATACATTGCGATGGGTGGTGATCAGCGATTTTTCGACGGCGATGCGCGAAATTTCGGACGGCTCCATGCCGATCGTGTCCTGCCTGGTCCATTCGGCCAGCAAGATGCGCGCGGTGGCGTCGTCGCCGGCATTCAAGGCCAGCTGGATCGACGTGAAATAATGGCTGTAATGGCGAAAGCCGAGGGTCAGGTAGACGATCAGGATATTCCAGGCGACGGCCACCAGCCGCAAGTCGTAATGGATCAGGATCCAGTAAATCGCGGCGGTCGGCACCATCAGCGCGCCTACCATCAAGAACCAGCCCATGCGGCCATGGCGCGCATGGCCGGCGTTGAACCAGGTTTCCATGCGCATCGCGAGACTCTTGATTTCGGCGTAGATGGGATTGTCCGCGCGCAAGGGCTTGAGTTGCTCAATCAGTAGCGCGCATAGAATGGAAAGAAATGTCATCAAACGTCCTTTTAATCAGCAGTGCCGTAATGCCCGCTACGATAACGCAGTGCAGAGCTGGAATCAAACTTATTACAAGAGAAAAGGAAATCTCCCGGAGCGGATGCCAGAACGCTGTTACGCACGCAAGAAATGAAACAGGTTGCGCAACATGCCCGCCGTGGCGCCCCAAATGTAAAAACGTTCATACGGCATCGCATAAAACGAACGCCGGCCGGCCGGCAATTCGGCCGACAGGCGCTGGTGGTGCGCGCCATTCATCAGGAAAGCCAGCGGCACTTCGAAAATTTCATCCACTTCGGACGGGTCGGCGGACAACTCGAACGGCGGCGCGACCAGGCCGACCACCGGCGTCACGCAAAAGCCGGTGCCGGTCAGGTAATCGGGCAAGCGGCCGATCACTTCGACGTGGCCACGCGCCAGGCCGACTTCCTCTTCCGTTTCACGCAGCGCAGTATCGCACGGCGAGCTGTCGAACGCTTCGCTGCGCCCGCCAGGAAAGCTGATCTGGCCGGCGTGGCTGCTCAAATGGGCGGTACGCCGGGTCAGCAACACCGTCAGGCCGCCGCTGCGCATCACCAGCGGCACCAGCACCGCGGCGCGGGTGGCTTGCCCGCGCTTCAACAGCGATTCCTCGGCCGCTTCCGGCGTCCAGGCAGGCATCGCGGCAAAACGCTGGCGCAGCCAGTCCGGCGCCAGGCGCTCGGACGGCACGGCGCTTTCGCCGGCGATGGAATCGATGGGCAACTGTTGCGGATCGAAAGAGAGTGAGGCCACGGCGATTGCCTTTCGGTCAGGCTGAAACAAAAAAGGGGTACCCACAGGCACCCCTCTTCCAAACGCAGACGCTAGAATTAAGCGCTTGCTTTCGCCGCAACGCGACGATTTGGCAATTTCTCTTTGATACGCGCCGATTTACCCGAACGCTCACGCAGATAGTACAGTTTAGCGCGACGAACGTCACCGCGGCGTTTCACTTCGATCGAAGCGATCAGCGGCGAGTACAGTTGGAACGTACGCTCTACGCCTTCGCCGGACGAGATCTTGCGAACGATGAAGTTCGAGTTCAAGCCGCGGTTACGACGGGAGATAACCACGCCTTCGTAAGCCTGGGCGCGCTTGCGGGTGCCTTCGACTACGTTGACGTTGACGATAACGGTATCGCCAGGTGCGAATTCAGGGATAGCTTTACCCAGGCGGGCAATCTCTTCCTGCTCTAATTGTT includes these proteins:
- a CDS encoding TonB-dependent receptor — translated: MKRNLTPGNASRTHLKPIAAAVAILIAGASFSAQAQQADAAAAKTTAAPQEEQQIVVTGIRASLQQSLNQKRNSDTLVEVITAEDVGKMPDKNIADSLQRLPGVSVAAAGGGEGSFGENDRVALRGTPFGLTLTTFNGHSVGSGDWFADNIIGGGRSVSFSLFPSELIGRVTVHKGSQADLLEGGAEGVVDIETRKPLDFKKSFTGQVNLGAVYSSNAGKTDPQVSGMLAWKNDSNTLGVLLQGFHQKRTLSRYGQENGVWYDPVEAGSPIANEIPGASGAKANYLGGTAWFEQTRTRDGGLLDVQIKPNKDVMLDLTLFHSQLDAPNINHNFMQSLGRAFGTTWASPPGFPAGNLSGSVAGGVLTSLNANLPANCPSCAGISGAVQEEFSRPVAKSNSDFINLDGKFRVNDRLTLNTKVGSTRGVGETVSGALGVWMPFQGGSYSMNGAKNPINYVIPGADKFSIGGVSGEPYTYGSHVKAIDKENYGQVDATLKLDLPVVSSLQFGARIAEHKRTLDAIGINSNVEGSTDANALGNPANLPLGGLVSFPSGFRDLGTNGAGYWTFSKDAVNNWLSKYANYSGHLRQNEFTIKEPTQSVYGMANFGAEGFSGNFGVRIVHTKEDVNRYELNAAGEYKLLNYTNTYNDFLPSANFRLDVAKDVVVRFGASRTMARPELGMMAGLDLRDQQLFGVVGNPNLRPIRANNADIGVEWYFEPKSMVSANAFFSALDGYVTYGKTTGTFYNQLQKKNTVYQIGTPFNTTAEVKGLELAYVQALPAGFGVNANYTYTNGKETGNVFGSPCADPISPDCTLIGTSRNAYNVGGFFENDKFSARLTYNFRSGFLNGTSRNSAAYQGSIGTLSASIAYQLTENLAITLDGKDLNNPMVRSVIKTPGIDDVPGSFYKNGRQIYLALQGKM
- a CDS encoding GntR family transcriptional regulator; its protein translation is MTTLAHIMHSLGQTSSLPLYQQLQRALREAIDKRILGPDEALPAERQLATDLAVSRITVRKAIDGLVSEGLLVRRPGSGNFINTRIEKNFAKLTSFSEDMRARGRTPRSVWLKRSEGTVTPEEALRLRLSPGAPVYRFNRIRYADEVPMCLEYATIVAACLPSLQAVDISMYDALEQAGNRPVRALQRLSALLLNAEQATLLQAQEGDAGLSVERLGFLRDGRAVEFCRSYFRGDMYDFVAELSTN
- a CDS encoding M16 family metallopeptidase, which gives rise to MTSLYWKQAGLLLCAFTFVGPGIAAGQTLPAGIVKGPSVEGITEYRLPNGLTVLLFPDASKPSVTVNVTYLVGSRHENYGETGMAHLLEHMMFKGAPKNRSIPQQFANRGMEFNGSTTDDRTNYYEVFQAGGDNLKWALDMEADRMVHSFIDKKDLDSEMTVVRNEYESGENSPFSVLLKRMQSVAYDWHSYGRATIGNRSDIENVKIDNLRAFYRTYYQPDNAVLLVAGKFDPAQTLKWISQGFGAIPKPKRVLPPFWTVEPTQDGERGFTVRRQGDIQVVALAYKVPAALHPDSDRLGFMSEILGSGASARLHKALVESGKAVDVFSFSQAGYAPGLQIIGAVVKKGDPLAPVQDALIDAVENFYKTPPTPEEMARVRMNYANEIDKSLNNPQSVGVALSEQIALGDWRLLFQGRDELPNISSEQVSQAAARYFRRDNRTIGIFLPDDAPQRAEIPAAPAVADVMKDFKGKAATLAGEDFDPSQANILARTEVSAIGGLKVALLPKKSRGQEVSVDLRLHWGDEHNLFGKNAIQSLTDAMLTRGTSKYSREQLQDASDKLKISGSLYHFTTTRDNLDAALRLVAHVLREPSFPAGEFEQLRQQWIVGLEANRNDPQDVAMRAMDEYFNRYPKGDVRAVATYDEQVAQAQAATLDDVKAFHRDFYGASQGELAIVGDFDPAAVGKTIADSFGGWDSKAHYARVDNSNFDVAPLHKNIDTPDKENGVLMARLNLDLRSDDADYPALELANYIFGDGGLKSRLMDRIRQKDGLSYGGGSSLSVSDTDRAGNVTISAIAAPQNLKKLETALREELARALKDGFTAAEVAGAKSGILQQRLQNRAQDNVLAGGWSGFLYLDRTFAWSKQYEDQLQALTVADVNAAFRKAIDPAKLSIVIAGDQSKATAAAAGDKSRR
- a CDS encoding CBS domain-containing protein, whose protein sequence is MRIGDICTVQTVHCKRDMSVQEAALMMRNQHVGDLVVVEQPNGERVPVGIITDRDIVISVIALGLDPASLLVGDIMSEELLTATEDDDVYETIERMRFKSIRRLPVVNSLGGLSGIVSVDDLLEFLAEEMGELSRISSGQLAHEKQARQ
- a CDS encoding TonB-dependent receptor, with the translated sequence MNSRLAPVLTPVAAAVALLAVSIAAQAQQTAPVAPDMQEIVVTGIRASLQQSLNQKRNSDSVIDVITAEDIGKLPDKNVADAVQRVPGVNISSSAGGEGGFSENDRVSIRGTSPSLTQTLINGHAVGTGDWFVTDQVGTVGRSVSFALLPAEIVSRVTVQKSAQADLVEGGVAGSINIETRKPLSFKNPFTAELSLQAIHADLPDKTDPQISALFNWRNEQKNLGVMLQVFSQKRHERRDGQEFFGYGEIDANSPAAKAHPELAGVLAPLGINSALFEQVRKRTGGSIDIQLKPNADWMLDLNGFTSKLDAANYNRSFYNQPGANLNAVDNNGNHVGVIPSSYTIKNNTLVAADIPASQYPAANGTTGYNGQLYPALVDQIYRPGSNSSTGYLDFNASYRASDRLRLSGSAGYTRGIGETPVDLGYEAGITGIGVSYKLNGLSAAQMSFPGLDISKFGNVVTASAWGSQVKTLDTEKYAQADGELSIGNGIFESAKFGVRYNEHHRNVAWPENRSCALCDGTTNAPLPVWNGGTYPGNYGSGLGGGPKGRYWQLDPAALQAWADKYDTSGGPNSQNWPAELDVREKNSAIYAMANLAGDKWRGNVGVRVVRTQQATITNVPGGENPIGQNNVFGLYTPTLVEHTYTDVLPSANFKFDLSPQLVARAAVAKTMARADYSALVGAVNLNDQLLTGTGGNPDLKPIRSTNYDATLEWYFAPKAMLSVGAFYMDMSSYVTFGTAPVTYYNNTFKKLNTYVIQSPTNIGAKNKGVELSYQQGLWGGFGVVGNYTYTDGKAADGAAVVGSSKGTYNVEGYYEDAHLSARLAYTYRSSFLAGLFSSSPQYVAGTGNLAASLNYKINETYSLTFDVLNLNNAVLKYYGANKDQPTALYSNGRQYYFGLRAKI